One region of Oncorhynchus mykiss isolate Arlee chromosome 8, USDA_OmykA_1.1, whole genome shotgun sequence genomic DNA includes:
- the LOC110530531 gene encoding angiopoietin-related protein 1 has protein sequence MGPRALCLFVLLGLSVWGSSEGLRSPILTRRRRAPEDTGEPPKKCSYTFLVPEQKITGPICASRGLHTDKDRVTRLDVASVRDLLSKQRREMDNLKLVVDVDGNMVNEMKLLRKESRNMNSRVTQLYMQLLHEIIRKRDNSLELAQLEGRILNATAESLRLAARYRDLEVRYATLSAMVNNQSVLIGALEERCLQVYGRRQEQPPQGPPLVQVVPENIPVSIPRFTNEIQRDHSRAFPRDRGSRVGPAPTGGTLELRTAPQGNFSAEGPFRDCLQAQEAGHSTSGMYLLKPDEAERPMQVWCEQGLDNGGWTVIQSRRDGSVNFFRNWDAYKNGFGNIDGEYWLGLLGIYNLGKQSDYRLLVELEDWVGKKVYAEYSSFHLEPESEGYRLRLGTYQGNAGDSLSSHNGKQFTTLDQDKDAFSGNCAHFHKGGWWYNSCGQANLNGVWYSGGVYRSKFQDGIFWADYGGGFYSMKGVRMMVRPID, from the exons ATGGGGCCCAGAGCTTTATGTCTGTTTGTCCtgcttggtctgtctgtctggggcagCAGTGAGGGCCTCAGATCCCCCATTCTGACCCGGAGACGGAGGGCCCCAGAGGACACAGGAGAACCACCCAAAAAGTGCTCGTACACCTTCCTGGTCCCTGAGCAGAAGATCACAGGGCCCATCTGCGCCAGCCGGGGCCTACACACGGACAAGGATCGCGTGACCCGCCTGGACGTTGCGTCAGTGAGGGACCTGCTCTCCAAACAGAGACGGGAGATGGACAACCTGAAGCTGGTGGTGGATGTGGACGGGAACATGGTGAACGAGATGAAGCTGCTGAGGAAGGAGAGCAGGAACATGAACTCCAGGGTGACCCAGCTTTACATGCAGCTGCTTCATGAGATCATCAGGAAGAGAGACAACTCTCTGGAGCTGGCTCAGCTGGAGGGACGCATTCTCAACGCCACAGCAGAGTCCCTACGTCTGGCCGCCCGCTACCGCGACCTGGAGGTCCGCTACGCCACGCTCTCTGCCATGGTCAACAACCAGTCGGTTCTGATTGGTGCCCTGGAGGAGCGCTGTCTACAGGTATACGGCCGGCGGCAGGAGCAGCCTCCTCAGGGTCCACCGCTGGTACAGGTAGTGCCGGAGAACATACCGGTTAGCATCCCAAGGTTCACCAATGAGATCCAGAGGGACCATAGCCGGGCGTTCCCCAGAGacaggggctcccgagtggggcCGGCACCCACAGGAGGCACCCTGGAGCTCCGGACGGCTCCGCAGGGCAACTTCAGCGCAGAGG GTCCTTTCAGGGACTGTCTTCAGGCGCAGGAGGCTGGCCATAGCACCAGCGGTATGTACCTGCTGAAACCTGACGAGGCAGAGAGGCCCATGCAGGTGTGGTGTGAGCAGGGCCTGGACAACGGAGGCTGGACTGTCATCCAGAGCAGGAGGGATGGCTCCGTCAACTTCTTCAGGAACTGGGACGCCTACAAG aatggatttggcaacatagacggtgaGTACTGGCTGGGGTTGCTTGGGATCTACAACTTAGGGAAGCAGTCTGACTACAGACTTCTAGTGGAGCTGGAGGACTGGGTGGGGAAGAAGGTGTATGCTGAGTACAGCAGCTTTCACCTGGAGCCTGAGAGCGAGGGCTACCGCCTGAGGCTGGGCACCTATCAGGGAAATGCTGGTGACTCACTCAGCAGCCACAACGGCAAGCAGTTCACCACACTGGACCAAGACAAGGACGCCTTCTCAG GTAACTGTGCACACTTCCATAAGGGAGGCTGGTGGTACAACTCCTGTGGCCAGGCCAATCTGAACGGTGTTTGGTACTCCGGTGGGGTCTATCGCAGCAAGTTTCAGGACGGAATCTTCTGGGCGGACTACGGCGGAGGATTCTACTCTATGAAGGGAGTCCGCATGATGGTCAGACCCATAGACTGA